Proteins co-encoded in one Manis pentadactyla isolate mManPen7 chromosome 17, mManPen7.hap1, whole genome shotgun sequence genomic window:
- the LOC130681439 gene encoding igE-binding protein-like: MKAGCSPSPTAPPPYVSGTHTFCHPDTIQAIKQMFPVFEDNGVRSHQPLSHKQVKDLAESVRAYGVSANYTLAQIERLTETAMTPTDWQYVTKACLTSMGQYIEWKALWHDISMTQARANAAEGQPAWSYDMLTGQGQWVANQTAFPAQVYAQINACAAKAWKALTNKGEVSGNLTKIIQGPSKPFSDFVARMMEAAGRVFGDQEQAMPLVEQLVFEQCTKECRQAITPWKQKGMHAWLKACREIGGPLTNAGLAAAILQSHKQARITNKNIKCFQCGKLGHIKRECRSPTLEHTTQKTPGLCPKCKKGRHWANECQSVKDIEGKPLELPKNAQRGPRRQGPQIYGATST, encoded by the coding sequence atgaaagcagggtGCTCTCCGTCGCCCACTGCTCCGCCACCTTATGTGAGCGGTACACATACTTTCTGTCACCCAGATACCATACAAGCAATTAAGCAAATGTTCCCTGTGTTTGAAGACAACGGGGTACgctcccaccagcccctgagCCATAAACAAGTTAAAGATTTAGCAGAATCCGTTCGGGCTTACGGAGTCAGTGCTAACTACACCTTAGCACAGATTGAAAGGTTGACAGAGACAGCTATGACACCTACAGATTGGCAGTATGTGACTAAAGCATGCCTTACTAGCATGGGACAATATATAGAGTGGAAAGCATTGTGGCATGATATCAGCATGACCCAGGCACGTGCAAACGCTGCCGAAGGGCAACCCGCGTGGTCGTATGATATGttgacaggccagggacagtgggtggcCAACCAGACCGCCTTCCCCGCACAGGTGTACGCACAAATAAACGCGTGCGCTGCTAAGGCATGGAAAGCCCTCACTAACAAAGGGGAAGTGTCAGGCAATTTGACAAAGATTATCCAAGGGCCGAGCAAGCCATTTTCAGATTTCGTCGCTCGCATGATGGAGGCCGCGGGTAGAGTATTTGGGGACCAAGAGCAAGCTATGCCCCTAGTGGAGCAATTAGTATTCGAACAGTGTACCAAAGAATGCAGGCAAGCGATAACACCCTGGAAACAGAAGGGGATGCATGCTTGGCTAAAAGCCTGCAGAGAAATAGGGGGACCACTCACCAATGCAGGCCTAGCCGcggctatattacaaagccacaaacaagccagaattaccaataaaaatattaaatgttttcaatgtgggaaattaggacatataaagagagaatgtagaagcccaactttagagcacacaacccaaaagacccctggattatgccctaagtgcaaaaaaggcagacattgggccaatgaatgccaatctgttaaagacatagaagggaaacccttagagctgccaaaaaacgcccagaggggcccccgccgtcagggcccgcaaatatatggggcaaccagcACATAA